One Methylobacterium oryzae DNA window includes the following coding sequences:
- a CDS encoding adenylate/guanylate cyclase domain-containing protein, protein MLERRPPTPGSPTAFADGSEADDVPFGALQPSVGIRDWLLGEGARMPNAEEMLAGLAERLIAIGVPVDRASTAIDTLHSEYAGVGRIWTRDGGTTVRLFPHGARSTDAYLNSPFHTVHETGEWLILDLSKTPDDAYAIVPDLKAGGYTHYVVAPLFFTNGTQNGITFATRAPEGFRDDDIAILRFVMPALAAVMEMRVLNKQLDHVLRLYVGDEPHRAILAGDIRRGQVTRIRSAILFADMRDYTRTTADMTPEEAVGLLNVFFDCLVPPIEREGGEVLKYLGDGLLAIFRETGDDLGGAAKGALTAAQHALAALDEANALHQFPVPVAAGIALHHGEAAYGNVGSGSRLDFTVIGRDVNLASRIAQLNRALGEPLLMSKPFVDFLWGDPIPMGEHRLNGFDEPMAVFRPKFLRPRKSS, encoded by the coding sequence ATGCTCGAACGCCGCCCGCCAACGCCCGGATCCCCGACGGCCTTCGCGGACGGCTCGGAGGCCGACGACGTGCCCTTCGGCGCGCTCCAGCCCTCCGTGGGCATCCGCGACTGGCTTCTCGGCGAGGGCGCGCGGATGCCCAACGCCGAGGAGATGCTGGCCGGGCTCGCCGAGCGCCTGATCGCGATCGGCGTGCCGGTGGACCGGGCCTCCACGGCGATCGACACCCTGCACTCGGAGTATGCCGGCGTCGGCCGAATCTGGACGCGGGACGGCGGCACCACCGTGCGGCTGTTCCCCCACGGGGCCCGCTCGACGGACGCGTACCTCAACAGCCCGTTCCACACGGTCCACGAGACCGGGGAGTGGCTCATCCTCGACCTGTCGAAGACTCCGGACGACGCCTACGCGATCGTTCCCGACCTGAAGGCTGGCGGCTACACCCACTACGTCGTGGCGCCCCTGTTCTTCACGAACGGCACGCAGAACGGCATCACCTTCGCCACGCGGGCCCCCGAGGGGTTCCGGGACGACGACATCGCGATCCTCCGCTTCGTCATGCCGGCGCTGGCGGCCGTGATGGAGATGCGCGTCCTCAACAAGCAGCTCGACCACGTGCTCCGGCTCTATGTCGGCGACGAGCCGCACCGGGCGATCCTGGCCGGCGACATCCGCCGCGGGCAGGTGACCCGGATCCGCTCGGCGATCCTGTTCGCCGACATGCGCGACTACACCCGCACCACCGCCGACATGACGCCGGAGGAGGCGGTGGGCCTGCTCAACGTGTTCTTCGACTGCCTCGTGCCGCCGATCGAGCGTGAGGGCGGCGAGGTCCTGAAGTATCTCGGCGACGGCCTGCTGGCGATCTTCCGGGAAACCGGCGACGATCTGGGCGGCGCGGCCAAGGGCGCGCTCACGGCGGCCCAGCACGCCCTGGCGGCCCTCGACGAGGCGAACGCCCTGCACCAGTTCCCGGTGCCGGTGGCCGCCGGCATCGCGCTCCACCACGGCGAGGCCGCCTACGGCAATGTCGGATCCGGCTCACGCCTCGACTTCACGGTGATCGGCCGCGACGTGAACCTCGCGAGCCGCATCGCGCAGCTGAACCGCGCCCTCGGCGAGCCGCTGCTGATGTCGAAGCCCTTCGTGGACTTCCTCTGGGGAGACCCGATCCCAATGGGAGAGCACCGGCTCAACGGCTTCGACGAGCCCATGGCGGTGTTCCGGCCGAAATTCCTGCGGCCGCGCAAGTCCAGCTGA
- a CDS encoding glycosyltransferase, with product MIVKDEAHVIRRCLDSVRPIIDHWIVVDTGSTDGTQDVVRAALADIPGALVERPWVDFAFNRNEALKLARRHAQYALIIDADDELIVPAEFTMPKLRAPGYRFEIIDAHTRYWRNQLVSTRENWRYRGVLHEFLSCPGVTETPILPLAMRRGDDGARHRDATADARDIAVLEKALAVETDPFMIARYTMYLGTTYDAAGEYRKAFACFLKRADLGGWDEEVYFNLLMAAVNAERLDEPEDRVLQLYERATAIRPGRAEARHGASRFCRLRKRFAEGYRYAEAGLALELPSEGISLNPWVYEYGLLDEFALNAYHSGQFSACGHACLKILERAHVPREVAIRAGALARDVMAQMIDPVWGCRHTPYALPFVPTW from the coding sequence ATGATCGTGAAGGACGAGGCCCACGTTATCCGGCGTTGCCTCGATTCTGTTCGTCCGATCATCGATCATTGGATCGTCGTCGATACCGGCTCGACGGATGGAACCCAGGATGTCGTCCGTGCCGCGCTCGCGGACATACCGGGTGCTCTGGTCGAGCGCCCCTGGGTCGATTTCGCCTTCAACCGGAACGAGGCCTTGAAACTCGCGCGGCGTCACGCGCAGTACGCATTGATCATCGACGCCGACGATGAGCTGATCGTCCCGGCGGAATTCACGATGCCGAAGCTGCGTGCGCCCGGCTATCGGTTCGAGATCATCGACGCGCACACGCGGTACTGGCGCAACCAGCTGGTCAGCACCCGGGAGAACTGGCGTTACCGGGGCGTGCTGCACGAATTCCTCAGCTGCCCCGGCGTGACAGAGACACCGATCCTCCCCCTCGCGATGCGTCGGGGCGACGACGGTGCCCGCCACCGCGACGCGACGGCGGACGCGCGGGATATCGCCGTCCTCGAGAAGGCACTGGCGGTCGAGACGGACCCCTTCATGATCGCCCGGTACACGATGTACCTCGGCACCACCTACGACGCCGCCGGCGAGTACCGGAAAGCGTTCGCCTGTTTCCTGAAGCGGGCCGATCTCGGCGGATGGGACGAGGAGGTCTATTTCAACCTGCTGATGGCCGCGGTGAACGCGGAGCGCCTCGACGAGCCGGAGGACAGGGTGCTGCAGCTCTACGAGCGCGCCACCGCAATCCGTCCGGGGCGGGCGGAGGCGCGCCACGGGGCCAGCCGATTCTGCAGGCTGAGGAAGCGGTTCGCGGAAGGCTATCGTTACGCCGAGGCGGGCTTGGCTCTCGAGCTTCCGAGCGAGGGCATCTCCCTGAACCCGTGGGTCTACGAGTACGGCTTGCTCGACGAGTTCGCCCTCAACGCGTACCACAGCGGCCAGTTCAGCGCCTGCGGACATGCCTGCCTGAAGATCCTCGAGCGGGCGCATGTCCCGCGGGAGGTCGCCATACGCGCCGGCGCCCTGGCCCGGGACGTGATGGCGCAGATGATCGATCCGGTCTGGGGTTGCCGGCACACACCCTACGCTCTGCCGTTCGTGCCGACGTGGTGA
- the thiS gene encoding sulfur carrier protein ThiS: MKLLVNGEPRECAVETVDALFRLEAEESGIESPQGVAIALNGRVLRRRDWGETPVAEGDRVEIVRAMQGG; encoded by the coding sequence ATGAAACTCCTCGTCAACGGTGAGCCGCGCGAGTGCGCGGTCGAGACGGTGGACGCCCTGTTCCGCCTGGAGGCGGAGGAGAGCGGCATCGAGAGTCCGCAGGGTGTCGCCATCGCGCTGAACGGCCGCGTTCTGCGCCGCCGGGACTGGGGCGAGACACCGGTCGCGGAGGGCGACCGGGTCGAGATCGTCCGCGCCATGCAGGGAGGTTGA
- the thiO gene encoding glycine oxidase ThiO, which translates to MIVPLDRPASPIGRRRNPDGNVAPATLPARTDVAVVGGGLIGLSIAWRLARAGRAVTVLERDTIGAGASLAATGMLAPAAEHEPGSDPLLPLALDSLRLWPAFRDALEAESGRAIDYRADGTLVLAVGRDEVERLRFRFDLQRRSGLEATWLPGSEVRRLEPGLRPSVTAGIHCPLDHQVDPRLVMDALTEACRRAGVILAERNPVTALDWSGGRVTGIRAGDRVVPAETVILASGAWSGEGGLLPDALALPVRPLKGQSLALRTTARTGTLARMVWTEQVHMAPKSDGQLIVGATVEDCGFRPGVTAGGLYALLEGARRVLPGIEEMEVEAVWSGYRPTSDDDAPILDAIAPGLVAATGHHRNGYLLAPVTADAIAALVLRGALPEVARPFTRARFGQPEALRASA; encoded by the coding sequence ATGATTGTGCCCCTCGACCGACCCGCCTCACCGATCGGCCGCCGCCGCAACCCGGACGGCAACGTCGCGCCGGCGACCCTTCCGGCGCGGACGGACGTCGCCGTGGTCGGCGGCGGGCTGATCGGGCTGTCGATCGCGTGGCGCCTCGCCCGGGCCGGCCGCGCCGTGACGGTGCTGGAGCGGGACACGATCGGGGCGGGCGCGAGCCTCGCGGCCACCGGCATGCTGGCCCCCGCCGCCGAGCACGAGCCGGGCTCCGATCCGCTGCTGCCGCTCGCCCTGGACTCGCTGCGGCTCTGGCCCGCGTTCCGCGACGCCCTGGAGGCCGAGTCCGGCCGGGCGATCGACTACCGCGCCGACGGCACCCTGGTGCTGGCGGTCGGCCGCGACGAGGTCGAGCGCCTGCGCTTCCGCTTCGACCTTCAGCGCCGCTCGGGGCTCGAGGCCACGTGGCTGCCGGGCAGCGAGGTGCGGCGCCTGGAGCCGGGCCTGCGCCCCTCCGTCACCGCCGGGATCCACTGCCCGCTCGACCATCAGGTCGACCCCCGTCTGGTCATGGACGCCCTCACCGAGGCCTGCCGCCGCGCCGGCGTAATTCTGGCGGAGCGGAATCCCGTCACCGCCCTGGACTGGTCGGGTGGCCGCGTGACCGGGATCCGCGCCGGCGACCGCGTCGTCCCGGCGGAGACCGTCATCCTCGCCTCCGGCGCCTGGAGCGGGGAGGGCGGTCTGCTGCCCGACGCGCTCGCCCTGCCGGTCCGCCCGCTGAAGGGCCAGTCCCTGGCCCTGCGCACCACCGCCCGGACCGGTACCCTGGCGCGGATGGTCTGGACCGAGCAGGTCCACATGGCGCCGAAGAGCGACGGCCAGCTCATCGTCGGCGCGACCGTCGAGGATTGCGGCTTCCGGCCCGGCGTCACCGCGGGCGGACTCTACGCCCTGCTGGAGGGTGCCCGCCGGGTGCTGCCCGGCATCGAGGAGATGGAGGTGGAGGCGGTCTGGAGCGGGTACCGCCCGACCTCGGACGACGACGCACCGATCCTCGACGCGATCGCGCCGGGCCTCGTCGCCGCCACCGGGCATCACCGCAACGGCTACCTGCTCGCCCCGGTGACCGCCGACGCGATCGCCGCGCTGGTGCTGCGCGGCGCGCTGCCGGAGGTGGCGCGTCCCTTCACCCGCGCGCGCTTCGGCCAGCCGGAAGCGCTGAGGGCCTCGGCATGA
- a CDS encoding retropepsin-like aspartic protease family protein, translating into MRAILLICLLGFLGVTAALKLRDGMRPAPVALAVTPPEPVPAVDAAGVALQAGRNGHFFVNALLDGRSLPMMVDTGASACAFSEEDAARIGIRVTPADFTRVWNTANGTVRVAPIRIAIVQIGSITVRDVDAVVIPRGLLSTSLLGMSFLRRLRDFGISGSTMTLRG; encoded by the coding sequence GTGCGCGCAATCCTATTGATCTGCCTGCTCGGCTTCCTCGGTGTCACGGCCGCCTTGAAGCTGCGCGACGGCATGAGGCCGGCGCCGGTGGCCCTCGCCGTCACGCCGCCGGAGCCCGTTCCCGCAGTCGACGCCGCCGGCGTGGCCCTCCAGGCCGGGCGCAACGGCCACTTCTTCGTCAATGCGCTGTTGGACGGCCGCTCGCTGCCGATGATGGTCGATACGGGAGCGAGCGCCTGCGCGTTCTCCGAGGAGGATGCCGCGCGGATCGGGATCCGGGTCACTCCGGCCGATTTCACCCGCGTCTGGAACACCGCGAACGGCACGGTCCGCGTGGCGCCGATCCGGATCGCCATCGTGCAGATCGGATCGATCACGGTCCGGGACGTCGATGCGGTCGTGATCCCGCGCGGGCTCCTGTCGACGAGCCTGCTGGGCATGTCGTTCCTCAGGCGTCTGCGCGATTTCGGCATCTCCGGCAGCACGATGACGCTCAGGGGCTGA